Proteins encoded in a region of the Streptomyces violaceoruber genome:
- a CDS encoding aldo/keto reductase encodes MARLEAVTPADGRRLALPRFGLGCAPIGDLYHEVDPDVAAATVHAAVDGGATLIDTAPLYGDGLSERRVGRALATVDRARFQLSTKVGWQIAEGAEPRHAFGRDDVLRSLEGSMERLGVDRFDVVHVHDPEDHLDEAVRHAVPALLRLRDEGVVGAVGAGMNHSAPLAELVRRTDLDVVLIAGRYTLLEQPALAGLLPLCAERGVGVIAAGVFNSGLLADPRPGAPYHYHPVPDDVLRRALALDDVCARYGVPLRAAAQQFPFGHPAVVSVVVGAASPQEVTGNLELAGQPIPAAMWAELREAHLLDPAVPVP; translated from the coding sequence GTGGCGCGCCTCGAAGCGGTGACCCCGGCCGACGGCCGACGGCTCGCCCTGCCCCGCTTCGGCCTCGGGTGCGCGCCGATCGGCGATCTCTACCACGAGGTGGATCCGGACGTCGCCGCGGCCACCGTGCACGCCGCCGTCGACGGCGGGGCCACGCTGATCGACACGGCTCCGCTGTACGGCGACGGCCTGTCCGAGCGACGCGTCGGCAGGGCGCTGGCCACCGTGGACCGCGCCCGGTTCCAGCTGTCCACCAAGGTCGGCTGGCAGATCGCCGAAGGCGCCGAGCCCCGGCACGCGTTCGGCCGCGACGACGTCCTGCGCAGCCTCGAAGGCAGCATGGAACGTCTCGGTGTCGACCGGTTCGACGTCGTGCACGTGCACGATCCCGAGGACCATCTCGACGAGGCGGTACGGCATGCCGTGCCCGCGCTGCTGCGCCTGCGGGACGAGGGAGTCGTCGGCGCCGTCGGCGCCGGGATGAACCACAGCGCGCCGCTGGCGGAGCTGGTGCGGCGCACCGACCTGGACGTGGTGCTGATCGCCGGCCGCTACACCCTGCTGGAGCAGCCCGCGCTGGCCGGCCTGCTGCCCCTGTGCGCCGAACGGGGCGTCGGGGTGATCGCCGCAGGCGTGTTCAACTCCGGGCTGCTGGCGGACCCCCGGCCCGGCGCGCCGTACCACTACCACCCGGTACCGGACGACGTGCTGCGGCGGGCGCTGGCGCTCGACGACGTCTGCGCACGGTACGGGGTGCCGCTGCGGGCCGCGGCCCAGCAGTTCCCGTTCGGACACCCGGCCGTGGTGTCCGTCGTCGTGGGCGCCGCGTCGCCGCAGGAGGTGACGGGCAATCTCGAGCTGGCCGGTCAGCCGATCCCGGCCGCAATGTGGGCGGAGCTGCGCGAGGCGCACCTGCTCGACCCGGCCGTCCCGGTGCCGTGA
- a CDS encoding SDR family NAD(P)-dependent oxidoreductase — MTTTGSALSGALPFAGLTALVTGGASGIGLATARLLTAQGARVAVLDLSEPQPAGFAAALRADIRDDASVVAAVDAAVSRLGGLDIVVNNAGIGAQGGVEDNSDEEWHRVLDTNVVGMVRVTRAALPALRASRHAAVVNVGSIAATAGLPQRVLYSAGKGAVVAMTRAMAADLLPEGIRVNAVNPGTADTPWIGRLLDRAADPAAEYTALAARQPHGRLVAADEVAAAIAYLASPAAGSTTGTCLAVDGGMDGLRLRKEG, encoded by the coding sequence ATGACAACGACCGGTTCCGCACTGTCCGGCGCGCTGCCCTTCGCCGGTCTCACCGCGCTGGTCACCGGCGGCGCCTCCGGGATCGGCCTGGCCACCGCCCGGCTGCTCACCGCCCAGGGCGCCCGCGTGGCCGTCCTGGACCTGTCCGAACCGCAGCCCGCCGGCTTCGCGGCGGCCCTGCGCGCGGACATACGCGACGACGCCTCGGTGGTGGCCGCCGTCGACGCGGCGGTCTCCCGGCTCGGCGGACTCGACATCGTGGTCAACAACGCGGGGATCGGGGCGCAGGGCGGCGTCGAGGACAACTCCGACGAGGAGTGGCACCGCGTCCTGGACACCAACGTCGTCGGCATGGTCCGGGTCACCCGGGCCGCGCTGCCCGCCCTGCGGGCCTCCCGGCACGCGGCGGTCGTCAACGTCGGTTCCATCGCCGCCACCGCCGGGCTGCCCCAGCGGGTGCTGTACTCGGCCGGCAAGGGCGCCGTGGTGGCGATGACCCGGGCCATGGCCGCCGACCTGCTGCCGGAGGGCATCCGGGTCAACGCGGTCAACCCCGGGACCGCGGACACGCCCTGGATCGGCCGGCTGCTGGACCGGGCCGCCGATCCCGCCGCCGAGTACACCGCCCTGGCGGCCCGGCAGCCGCACGGCCGCCTGGTCGCCGCCGACGAGGTCGCCGCCGCGATCGCCTACCTCGCCTCGCCGGCCGCCGGGTCCACCACGGGCACGTGCCTGGCCGTGGACGGCGGCATGGACGGCCTGCGGCTGCGCAAGGAGGGGTGA
- a CDS encoding amidohydrolase family protein — protein MRVDAHHHVWDLAVRDLPWTRGSPVLHRTYTADDLRPALLRNAIDATVVVQTCAVAQETAELLALAADDPHTRAVVGWADLTGPALADRLAALREGPGGRALVGLRHPVTDEADPDWLDRSEVRRGLRAAADAGLVHDLLVRPDQLHAAVRAVRELPEVRFVLDHAGNPVTDPDAFAVWAGHMAALSVCPNVAVKLSGLVTRTTGDPVRALRPFTDVLLSALGPRRLMYGSDWPVCLLAAGYDEVLALAETLTAGLGTEEREAVFGTTAARWYGIGA, from the coding sequence GTGCGCGTCGACGCCCATCATCATGTGTGGGACCTGGCCGTCCGCGACCTGCCGTGGACCCGCGGCAGTCCGGTCCTGCACCGCACCTACACGGCCGACGACCTGCGCCCGGCCCTGCTGCGGAACGCGATCGACGCCACCGTCGTGGTGCAGACGTGTGCCGTGGCCCAGGAGACGGCGGAACTGCTGGCCCTGGCCGCCGACGACCCGCACACGAGGGCGGTCGTCGGCTGGGCCGACCTCACCGGCCCGGCCCTCGCCGACCGCCTCGCCGCGCTGCGCGAGGGCCCCGGCGGCCGGGCCCTGGTGGGCCTGCGGCACCCGGTGACGGACGAGGCGGACCCGGACTGGCTCGACCGGTCCGAGGTCCGCCGCGGGCTGCGGGCGGCCGCCGACGCGGGCCTCGTCCACGACCTGCTCGTCCGCCCGGACCAACTGCATGCCGCGGTACGCGCGGTACGGGAACTGCCCGAGGTCCGCTTCGTCCTGGACCACGCGGGCAACCCGGTGACCGACCCGGACGCGTTCGCCGTCTGGGCGGGGCACATGGCAGCTCTGTCGGTCTGCCCCAACGTCGCCGTCAAGCTGTCCGGTCTGGTGACCCGCACCACCGGGGATCCGGTCCGCGCACTGCGTCCGTTCACCGACGTGCTGCTGTCCGCCCTGGGTCCGCGGCGTCTCATGTACGGCTCGGACTGGCCGGTGTGCCTGCTGGCGGCCGGGTACGACGAGGTGCTCGCGCTCGCCGAGACCCTCACCGCGGGTCTCGGGACGGAGGAACGCGAGGCGGTCTTCGGCACCACGGCCGCCCGCTGGTACGGCATCGGCGCCTGA